The window CCGAGCCCCAGTCCTTGTAATAGATGCGCGTGCCGTCCTTCGTCGTGATCGTCGTCATGTGTGGTGCCCTTCAGAATGGGTTGCGCGCCCACGATAGGCACTGCGCCTCGACCGTCAATCGTGCGACAAGGAGGGGGCATGCGAATCCTGCACACGATGTTGCGAGTGGGAGACCTCGAGCGCTCCCTGGATTTCTACACGCGGGTCCTCGGGATGAAGTTGCTGCGGCGCAAGGACTATCCCGAGGGGAAGTTCACCCTGGCCTTCGTGGGCTACGGCCCCGAGGACACCCACCCCGCGCTGGAGCTCACCCACAACTGGGACACCTCGAAGTACGAGCTCGGCAATGCCTACGGCCACGTCGCCCTGGGGGTGGAGGACATCCGCGCCACCTGCGAGGCCATCCGCCAGGCCGGAGGGAAGATCGTCCGTGAGCCCGGGCCGATGAAGCACGGCACCACGGTCATCGCCTTCGTCGAGGATCCCGACGGCTACCGGGTGGAGCTCATCGAGCAGCGGCACTGACAGGCAGCGCCGGGCTCTGTTTACGGCTCACGCCGACAGCCATAGCTGCGGGAGTTCCTTTCCGAGCGCCCGCGTGCCGAAGTCCCGCATCGCCGAGTTGACCGCCTCGGCGAAGGCGGGGGAGAGCGCTCCGGGGGAAGCCGAAGGGGCGATGACCGGCACGTCCGTTCGGGGCTGGTCGCGGGTGATGCACTCGGTGAGCGAACCCACCGGGCGTGCGGCCACCACGTCCGAGTAGCGTCGGCTCTGCGCGGTCCGGCCCCAACGCTCGCCGATGAACTTGAGGATGGACGTGTGGTCGAACGCTTCGGCATGGGCAGGGCGGAGCACCTGGCCCGCGTCCACGAGCGGCGACACGACGAAGAGCGGTACGCGCGGGCCGAGCGACTCGTAGGGCGCGTAACGCACGCCCGTTGGTGGCTGGGTCGCGATGCGTGGCGGCGAGACATGGTCGAAGAAGCCGCCGCTCTCGTCGTAGGTGATGACCAGCAGCGTGCGCGACCAGCGCTCCAGGTTCAGCAGCAGCGCCGAGTAGATGCGTGCCAGGAAGCGCTGGGCCCGCGCTACCGTGACGGGCGGGTGATCGTCCGTCGGGTCGGGGTCCATGGCGTCCTCGTAGCCGGGCTCGATGTAGATGATGCTGGGAGCGCTGGTGTTGCTCTCGTGAGCCCAATCGAAGCCGAAGCGGCTGAAGCTCCGGAAGTGCGTGTGCTGCGTGAGGATGGGCAACTGCCAGCTCTTGACGAGGAAGGTGAAGGGGAAGGCTCCGTCGCTGTACACGCGCCAGCGCACTTTGTTGCGGTTGCAGAAGTCGTAGACGAGCTCGTGGTCCGGCAGTACCAGGCCGTTGTCCTCGACCCGACTGAAGCCCGAGAGCGCCATCATCCGGTTGGCCTGTGTCCCCGCGGGGACCGGCTGGAACCAGCGATCGGAGATGGCGAAGTTGTCCGCGAAGAAATGCGCCGTGTGTACCTCGTCCGGCGTGAAGTACCCCATCACCATCCGCGTGTGCTCCGGCCGGCCCCAGTGGGAGTCGTTCTGGTGCGCCCGCGCGTACTCCGGGACGAAGCCGTCCATCGGGTAGCGATTCAGCGCCGGGTCGAAAGTGCCCAGTTGCCGGCGGAAGCTCGCCCGGTTGTGCGGTGGGTCCTTCGGCGGGAAGTTCGGATTGCTCAGCGGGTAGGGCCGGCAGTCGATGTTCTTGAATTGGAAGGCCGGCAGCGTCCGGCCATCGGCGCCCACCTGGATGCCATCCACCACGGGCCTGCCGGGCTGGCGATAGGCCGGCAGGCTCCGGTAGCCCAGCATGTGGTCGAACGACCGGTTCTCCAGCATGACGATGATGAGCGTGCTGACGCTCTGCGGATTCGCGGGCATGGTCCCTCTACCTCCCCGGTAAAGGTGTGGCGGGGAGTGGCCCGCCGTGGGGAGGCGCCGCGCTCAGCCCTCGTCCGAGAGCCCGTACTCCTTGAGCTTGCGCGCCAGCGTGTTGCGGCCGATCTCCAGCGCCTTCGCCGCCGCCGTGCGGTTGCCCTTCACCGCCTCCAGGACATGGAGGATGTGGCGCCGCTCGACCTCCGCCAGCGGGAGCAAGCCTGGAGGCGGCGCCGCCGAGGCCGTGGCCTCACTGGTCACGGGCACGACCCGGTCCACCGTGGGCAGGGGAAGGTGCTCTTCGAGGATCTCTCCCTCGCACAGCACCACCGCGCTCTCGACGCAGTTCTCCAGCTCGCGCACGTTGCCTGGCCAGCGGTAGCTCTTGAGCCGACCCAGCGCCGCCGCGCTCAGCTTCGGTTGCTCCAGCCGGTGCCGCTTCGCCGCCGCCGCCAC is drawn from Hyalangium ruber and contains these coding sequences:
- a CDS encoding alkaline phosphatase family protein, whose protein sequence is MPANPQSVSTLIIVMLENRSFDHMLGYRSLPAYRQPGRPVVDGIQVGADGRTLPAFQFKNIDCRPYPLSNPNFPPKDPPHNRASFRRQLGTFDPALNRYPMDGFVPEYARAHQNDSHWGRPEHTRMVMGYFTPDEVHTAHFFADNFAISDRWFQPVPAGTQANRMMALSGFSRVEDNGLVLPDHELVYDFCNRNKVRWRVYSDGAFPFTFLVKSWQLPILTQHTHFRSFSRFGFDWAHESNTSAPSIIYIEPGYEDAMDPDPTDDHPPVTVARAQRFLARIYSALLLNLERWSRTLLVITYDESGGFFDHVSPPRIATQPPTGVRYAPYESLGPRVPLFVVSPLVDAGQVLRPAHAEAFDHTSILKFIGERWGRTAQSRRYSDVVAARPVGSLTECITRDQPRTDVPVIAPSASPGALSPAFAEAVNSAMRDFGTRALGKELPQLWLSA
- the gloA gene encoding lactoylglutathione lyase codes for the protein MRILHTMLRVGDLERSLDFYTRVLGMKLLRRKDYPEGKFTLAFVGYGPEDTHPALELTHNWDTSKYELGNAYGHVALGVEDIRATCEAIRQAGGKIVREPGPMKHGTTVIAFVEDPDGYRVELIEQRH